From Candidatus Tisiphia endosymbiont of Melanophora roralis, a single genomic window includes:
- a CDS encoding IS110 family transposase yields the protein MTNKKNDKQKLSVINPDAAGIDIGSREHYVCVPADRDEKNVRKFAAFTSDLREMADWLKKCGVKTIAMESTGIYWIPVFQILETTGFEVILVNARHVKNVPGRKTDVADCQWLQQLHSYGLLSGSFRPKDQICELRTLTRQRDRLTKNAATHVNRMQKALNEMNIQLHHVISDITGVTGMSIIKAIIAGERDANKLVTFRDSRIKSDKKTIIKALEGDYRKEHLVVLKQELDIYEFYLKQIKECDEAIESCYKEFDKRGDGDVTNKQRKNKNSPKFDLQQSLYNAAGADFTAIPGLSELSVQTIVSEVGLDMDKWSTEKHFTSWLGLSPANKITGGKVFDTRTKKVENKASMAFRMAALNLGRGKSALAGFYRRIKSRAGTPKAITATARKLACMFYRLLKYGQDYVEQGIETYEKQYQETMVKNLQKQATRLGFSVVKIEQSLESVC from the coding sequence ATGACAAATAAAAAGAATGATAAACAGAAACTATCTGTAATTAATCCTGATGCGGCAGGTATTGATATTGGTTCTAGAGAACATTATGTTTGTGTACCAGCTGATAGGGATGAAAAGAATGTACGAAAATTTGCTGCTTTTACCAGTGATTTAAGAGAAATGGCAGATTGGTTAAAAAAATGTGGAGTTAAGACGATAGCTATGGAATCAACAGGGATATATTGGATACCTGTATTTCAGATTTTAGAGACTACTGGCTTTGAAGTTATATTGGTGAATGCTAGGCATGTGAAAAACGTACCTGGACGTAAAACAGATGTAGCTGATTGTCAGTGGTTACAACAACTTCATAGCTATGGATTGTTAAGTGGTTCATTTCGTCCAAAAGATCAGATATGTGAATTAAGAACTCTTACTAGACAAAGAGACAGATTAACAAAGAATGCTGCAACCCATGTAAACCGTATGCAGAAAGCACTGAATGAAATGAATATCCAATTACATCATGTGATTAGTGATATAACAGGTGTTACAGGAATGAGTATAATAAAAGCAATTATTGCTGGTGAAAGGGATGCAAATAAATTAGTCACATTTAGGGATAGTCGTATAAAAAGTGATAAAAAGACTATTATCAAAGCTTTGGAGGGAGATTATCGCAAAGAGCATCTTGTAGTATTAAAGCAAGAATTAGATATTTATGAATTTTACCTAAAACAAATCAAGGAGTGTGACGAAGCAATAGAAAGCTGTTACAAAGAGTTTGATAAACGTGGTGATGGTGATGTAACAAATAAGCAACGCAAGAACAAAAATTCTCCAAAGTTTGATTTACAACAATCACTATATAACGCAGCAGGAGCAGATTTTACTGCAATTCCAGGGCTAAGTGAGCTAAGTGTACAAACGATAGTATCGGAAGTGGGGTTAGATATGGACAAATGGAGTACAGAGAAACATTTTACATCTTGGCTTGGCTTAAGTCCTGCTAATAAAATTACCGGTGGTAAAGTATTTGATACGAGAACAAAAAAGGTAGAAAATAAAGCAAGTATGGCATTCAGGATGGCAGCTCTTAATCTAGGTAGAGGTAAATCAGCACTAGCAGGATTTTACAGAAGGATAAAAAGTAGAGCTGGTACACCAAAAGCTATTACAGCAACAGCAAGGAAGTTGGCATGTATGTTTTATCGATTATTAAAATATGGTCAAGACTACGTCGAACAGGGAATTGAAACGTACGAAAAACAATACCAAGAAACAATGGTAAAAAATCTGCAAAAACAGGCAACACGACTAGGGTTTAGTGTGGTTAAAATAGAGCAGTCATTGGAATCAGTTTGTTAA
- a CDS encoding TolC family outer membrane protein, whose amino-acid sequence MHKFLYFAVIILLNYSVYAVNLSDALTSAYNNNGELQINRQTFLNEIEQFSAAFSGFMPSASYNIDSAINTNKPNSQYATSTKKELKSQQGALVIEQPIFSGGSSVATLKAAQSAFRASRAKYYAEEQKILLNLIKTYLDCYETKEKYEISEISVKANKQQLETIEEKLKLGEATSIDLASAKAGLAKAETEKLTAYANYQATKASFIRMFGIEASDIDMPPIPDNLPTSLEDLMQRAINVNPNIDSTRHSVKSYKASELAAKAELLPKVSFKVQSGKTHYTPESLYNTNNRSTTSTLSVNIPIYSHGGSEYSRIRKAKNSTRSAAIQLDDTIKQIRASAIGSWEGFEAAKSKIIATSQGVEAAQIAYDGTIQEEIVGSKTILDVLTAEEKLHSARVSKVDAHRDSILAAYQMKSLIGELTAKSLKLKVKYFIPEDEFKGLKKKLIIGF is encoded by the coding sequence ATGCATAAATTCCTATACTTCGCCGTTATCATTTTACTAAACTATTCAGTTTATGCTGTTAACTTATCTGATGCTCTAACTAGTGCGTATAATAATAATGGTGAGTTACAAATCAATAGGCAGACTTTTTTAAATGAAATTGAACAGTTCTCTGCAGCTTTTTCAGGTTTTATGCCCAGTGCGTCTTATAATATTGATTCTGCTATTAATACGAATAAACCGAATAGTCAATATGCTACTTCTACTAAAAAAGAGCTGAAATCACAACAGGGGGCTTTAGTAATAGAGCAGCCTATATTTAGTGGTGGGAGTAGTGTTGCAACTTTGAAAGCCGCCCAATCAGCTTTTAGAGCATCACGTGCTAAATATTATGCAGAAGAACAAAAAATTCTTCTTAACCTAATAAAAACTTATCTCGATTGTTATGAAACAAAAGAAAAATATGAGATTTCTGAAATTAGTGTAAAAGCTAACAAACAGCAATTAGAAACCATTGAAGAAAAACTAAAATTAGGTGAGGCAACATCAATAGATTTAGCTAGTGCCAAAGCTGGTCTTGCAAAAGCTGAAACTGAGAAGTTAACAGCATATGCTAATTATCAAGCAACAAAAGCAAGCTTTATTCGAATGTTCGGTATAGAAGCAAGTGATATTGATATGCCTCCTATACCTGATAACTTACCTACTTCATTAGAGGATTTAATGCAAAGAGCGATAAATGTTAATCCTAACATAGATAGTACAAGACATAGTGTTAAAAGTTATAAAGCTAGTGAACTGGCAGCAAAAGCTGAACTTTTACCCAAGGTAAGCTTTAAAGTTCAATCTGGTAAAACCCATTACACTCCAGAAAGCCTATATAATACCAATAATAGAAGTACTACATCTACATTATCAGTTAATATCCCTATTTATTCTCACGGGGGTAGCGAATATTCAAGAATTAGGAAAGCTAAAAATAGTACTAGGAGTGCAGCTATTCAACTTGATGATACAATAAAACAAATTCGGGCAAGTGCTATTGGTAGTTGGGAAGGATTTGAAGCAGCAAAGTCTAAAATTATTGCCACATCACAAGGTGTAGAAGCTGCTCAAATAGCTTACGATGGGACAATACAAGAAGAAATTGTTGGTTCTAAAACAATCTTAGACGTTTTAACTGCTGAAGAAAAATTACATAGTGCTAGGGTGTCAAAAGTTGATGCACACAGAGACTCTATTTTAGCAGCTTACCAAATGAAATCTTTAATTGGGGAATTGACAGCAAAAAGCTTAAAATTGAAAGTTAAATATTTTATTCCTGAAGATGAGTTTAAAGGACTCAAGAAGAAACTTATTATAGGTTTTTAA
- a CDS encoding palindromic element RPE1 domain-containing protein — protein sequence MIDDKPQNLDSIEKHLKNQIGKIVLVEYSYDKFVEQKFTNNIRLLSKLAYAQGCEGDAEPRPAAYSNVREDSSTASTYKSPAEVEFRKKSISTLQQNFLKTQSIWLSDKQASVLLQMRNKAKVE from the coding sequence GTGATAGACGATAAACCTCAAAATTTAGATTCTATTGAAAAACACCTAAAAAATCAGATTGGTAAAATAGTGCTAGTAGAATATAGCTATGATAAATTTGTAGAACAAAAATTTACAAACAATATTAGACTTCTTTCGAAACTCGCTTATGCACAAGGGTGTGAAGGAGACGCGGAACCTCGACCCGCAGCGTACTCTAATGTACGTGAGGATTCGAGTACCGCATCGACGTACAAATCACCAGCAGAAGTAGAGTTTCGAAAGAAGTCTATTTCTACTTTGCAGCAAAATTTTCTTAAAACTCAATCTATTTGGTTAAGTGATAAACAAGCCTCAGTTTTATTACAAATGAGGAATAAAGCCAAAGTTGAATAA
- a CDS encoding IS5 family transposase (programmed frameshift) codes for MSRKNYPTDLTDEEWLRIEGLFQVSYVKGGRPLKHSKREILNAIFYVLRTGCQWRYMPHDFPIWKTVYEQFRRWKKQGVFERMNHELIKDVRRKLGRNEYPSACIIDSQSVKTTEKGELKVMMEPKKIKGRKRHIITDTQGFVLGCYVGSANENDRYGATVLLSNMQKEYTTIKQMWADMGYQSKDLKGLIKEKYNIDLEIVKRPVCRFWIPKNTPLELLPTREVGFKVQPRRWVVERSFAWINRNRRLSKEYDFLTDSSENIIFLAMSRLLLRRITSIT; via the exons ATGAGCAGAAAAAATTATCCAACAGATTTAACAGATGAAGAATGGTTAAGGATAGAGGGTTTGTTTCAAGTATCGTATGTAAAGGGAGGTAGACCTTTAAAACATAGCAAAAGAGAGATTTTGAATGCAATTTTTTATGTATTACGTACTGGGTGTCAGTGGAGATATATGCCGCATGACTTTCCAATTTGGAAGACAGTATATGAACAATTTAGAAGATGGAAGAAGCAAGGTGTATTTGAACGTATGAACCATGAACTTATCAAGGATGTTAGACGAAAATTAGGTAGAAATGAGTATCCTAGTGCTTGCATAATAGATAGTCAGTCTGTCAAGACAACAGAAAAAGGGGAGCTAAAGGTTATGATGGAGC CTAAGAAAATTAAGGGCAGAAAGAGGCATATTATTACCGATACACAAGGCTTTGTATTAGGTTGTTATGTCGGTTCTGCGAATGAGAATGATCGATACGGAGCTACAGTGCTACTCAGTAACATGCAAAAAGAGTACACTACTATTAAACAAATGTGGGCTGATATGGGGTATCAGTCTAAAGATTTAAAGGGTCTCATTAAGGAAAAGTATAACATAGATTTAGAAATTGTTAAACGCCCAGTGTGCAGATTTTGGATACCAAAAAATACACCACTAGAACTATTGCCAACAAGGGAAGTTGGGTTTAAAGTACAGCCAAGGCGATGGGTTGTTGAGAGAAGCTTTGCTTGGATAAATAGAAATAGAAGGCTCTCCAAGGAATATGATTTTCTTACTGATTCTAGTGAAAATATAATTTTTTTGGCTATGAGTCGATTACTTCTTCGTAGGATTACTTCTATTACTTAG
- a CDS encoding transposase: MNFIVKHQNDDAYKAEYYPVDCEIITKGLISPLDLKVIQNSEGKINRLYYEIAILSLLKKELRCKNIWTESTFKYCDPEKDLPVYSQKVKSLHCKMLNISENPHKEVLVLKHNMLKALKEFNSSIANDSEVRIGIKAKKPHIYLTPYVAQPTPINIELLKDEIACLWSNTSLLDILKEADLRVGLTSELIEIHGKRILDDKLLQQRLLLSLFAIATNTEFNKVCSSIPNISESDLRYVRKRFITPEFLKYIIRKLVNATIAIRDKQIWGEIVNSFASDSTKFTAWSGNLMTEYHIRYQGYGIMAYWHVDKKALCISSQIIRCGASEIAAMLAGIIHHATNAKVEHHSTDTHGQSLVAFAFAYLLGVDLRPRIKGIGRIKLYKADGNIAKSSYSNLEEVMTRPINWQLIIENYDQIIRYVAALKLGTAEPEVLLKRFISDNIQSPVYKAILELGRAARTIYVCRYLSSKELRIEVEEALNVIENWNSGNNFVFFGKRGVISSNDEIDQELSILCLHLLQSSLVYINTLMQQKVLKTDEWQQRLILEDKRALTPLFYKHINQYGLYKLDMNERIKIEGLYA, translated from the coding sequence ATGAACTTTATTGTAAAACATCAAAATGATGATGCTTATAAGGCTGAGTATTATCCAGTGGATTGTGAAATTATTACTAAAGGGCTTATTTCACCATTAGACTTAAAGGTTATACAAAACTCTGAAGGAAAAATTAATAGGCTGTATTATGAGATTGCTATATTAAGTTTACTAAAAAAAGAACTAAGATGTAAAAATATTTGGACTGAGAGTACGTTTAAGTATTGTGATCCTGAGAAAGACTTACCAGTATATTCTCAAAAGGTTAAAAGCTTACACTGTAAGATGTTAAATATTTCTGAGAATCCACACAAGGAAGTATTAGTTCTTAAGCACAATATGCTAAAAGCTTTAAAGGAGTTTAACTCCAGTATTGCTAATGATTCAGAAGTTAGAATAGGTATAAAAGCTAAGAAACCTCATATTTATCTAACTCCATATGTTGCACAACCTACTCCTATTAACATAGAATTATTAAAAGATGAGATAGCCTGTCTATGGTCTAATACTAGCTTACTTGACATCTTAAAAGAGGCAGACTTAAGAGTTGGTTTAACCTCAGAACTTATAGAGATTCATGGTAAGAGAATATTAGATGATAAGTTATTACAACAAAGACTATTACTTTCTTTATTTGCTATAGCAACCAATACTGAATTTAACAAGGTTTGTTCTAGTATTCCAAATATCTCAGAGTCTGATTTACGATATGTTAGAAAGCGTTTTATTACCCCAGAATTTCTCAAGTATATTATTAGAAAGTTAGTTAACGCTACTATTGCCATTAGAGACAAACAAATATGGGGAGAGATAGTTAATAGCTTTGCTTCTGATTCTACTAAGTTTACTGCTTGGAGTGGGAATTTAATGACTGAATACCATATACGCTATCAAGGTTATGGTATTATGGCTTATTGGCATGTAGATAAGAAAGCATTGTGTATTTCATCACAAATAATTAGATGCGGTGCTTCAGAAATTGCCGCAATGCTTGCTGGAATTATTCATCACGCTACCAATGCAAAAGTAGAACATCATTCAACTGATACTCATGGCCAAAGCTTGGTAGCGTTTGCTTTTGCTTACCTACTTGGTGTTGACCTTAGGCCAAGAATTAAAGGTATAGGACGCATAAAGTTATATAAAGCCGATGGCAATATAGCTAAATCTAGTTACTCTAATCTTGAAGAAGTAATGACTAGGCCAATTAACTGGCAGTTAATTATCGAGAATTATGATCAGATCATCAGGTATGTAGCGGCTTTAAAGCTTGGCACTGCCGAACCAGAAGTATTACTAAAAAGATTCATTAGCGATAATATCCAAAGCCCAGTATATAAAGCTATTTTGGAGTTAGGAAGAGCAGCGAGGACTATTTATGTATGCAGGTACTTATCATCAAAAGAATTACGTATTGAAGTTGAAGAAGCTTTAAATGTAATAGAAAACTGGAACTCTGGTAATAACTTTGTCTTTTTTGGTAAGAGAGGGGTTATCTCGTCAAACGATGAGATAGATCAAGAACTTTCTATCTTATGTTTACATTTACTCCAGTCATCGTTGGTATATATCAATACATTAATGCAACAGAAAGTTTTAAAAACTGATGAATGGCAACAGCGTTTAATACTTGAAGATAAGAGAGCTTTAACCCCATTATTTTATAAGCATATCAATCAATACGGTCTTTATAAGCTTGATATGAACGAACGCATTAAGATAGAGGGACTGTATGCTTGA
- a CDS encoding virulence RhuM family protein — protein sequence MNKMQNNQLVIYQTENGETKVDVQIYDDTVWLTQQQIAELFDKDRTVITKHINKILAEEELDNTVCAKIAHTASDGKKYDTKYYNLDMIISVGYRVNSKRGVQFRKWAAKILKDYLIKGYSINQDKVVQNRLVQLKQTVELLSTTLINHNLVNDTGRELVSLIKAYSKTWDMLIKYDEDNLNMPTNLQEASSGLLNYQESIQAILVLRQELQQQGAEAGNLFGVERDDALSAILGNIDQTFGGEQLYQSSQSNTDYLSK from the coding sequence ATGAATAAAATGCAAAATAATCAGTTAGTTATTTATCAAACTGAAAATGGTGAAACCAAAGTTGACGTACAAATATATGATGACACGGTATGGCTTACTCAACAACAGATAGCAGAACTTTTTGATAAAGATAGAACAGTAATTACTAAACATATTAATAAAATCTTAGCAGAAGAGGAGCTTGATAACACAGTATGTGCAAAAATTGCACATACTGCATCAGATGGTAAGAAATATGATACGAAATATTATAATTTGGACATGATAATATCCGTTGGATACCGGGTAAACTCTAAACGAGGAGTGCAGTTTAGGAAATGGGCAGCCAAAATATTAAAAGATTATCTCATTAAAGGGTATAGCATTAATCAAGATAAAGTCGTGCAAAATAGACTAGTTCAGTTAAAGCAAACAGTTGAGCTATTATCAACGACTTTGATCAATCATAATTTAGTTAATGATACTGGTAGAGAACTAGTTAGTCTAATTAAAGCCTATAGTAAAACATGGGATATGCTGATTAAGTATGACGAAGATAATTTAAATATGCCAACGAACTTGCAGGAGGCAAGTAGTGGTTTACTAAATTACCAAGAATCAATACAGGCAATACTAGTATTAAGACAAGAATTACAACAACAAGGAGCAGAAGCCGGCAATTTATTTGGAGTTGAAAGGGATGATGCCTTGAGTGCTATTTTAGGTAATATAGATCAAACATTTGGCGGAGAGCAATTATATCAATCATCGCAATCTAATACTGATTATCTTTCAAAATAG
- the gyrB gene encoding DNA topoisomerase (ATP-hydrolyzing) subunit B, whose protein sequence is MSTNQQQSIAELEYGADSIKVLKGLEAVKKRPGMYIGDTDDGSGLHHMIYEVVDNAIDEALADYCNLIEIILNANGSVTVRDNGRGIPVDIHEEGISAAEVIMTQLHAGGKFDQNSYKISGGLHGVGVSVVNALSEWLELKIWRANKEYFIKFRDGATEVPLLLKGDSSEKNGTEITFLPSVTTFSTIEFNFATVEHRLRELAFLNSGVRILLKDHRFSEQQEVEFCFTGGVEAYVKYVDRAKTSLHKCIALNTNNQATGITFELAMNWNDSYHENILCFTNNIRQRDGGTHLIAFKAALTRVVTTYIENTQLNKKNKVNFTGDDTREGLSCILSVKVPDPKFSSQTKDKLVSSEVRPIVESAVYTKILEWFEEHPSDAKIIINKIIEAATAREAAKRARELTRRKSALEISNLPGKLADCQEKDPALSELFIVEGDSAGGTAKQGRDRKFQAILPLRGKILNVERARFDKMLNSEQVGTLITALGTAIGNEEFSLEKLRYHKIIIMTDADVDGSHIRTLLLTFFYRHMRQLIDKGYLYIAQPPLYKIKKGNNELYLKNEQALQDYLIKSTISDATIMLYNGAEIIGNDLEGVIKAVIRFTTLLDQVSKKFNRQIAECLAIKDLLGNQIFDENKTNEINQALNILNLGDITPDKTDWQFIVNANNIEFFRFVRGVKESKILSKEQLESFEFIQLAKAFTPLVNLFIGQAKLLIKNQEFMITLPSILLNYILEHGKKGISIQRFKGLGEMNSDQLGETTLDPQKRTLLQVKVHEQDSAEVIFSTLMGDIVEPRRQFIQANALNVVNLDV, encoded by the coding sequence ATGTCAACTAATCAACAACAATCAATAGCAGAATTAGAATATGGAGCTGACTCCATCAAAGTTTTAAAAGGTCTTGAGGCAGTAAAAAAAAGACCCGGTATGTATATTGGTGATACTGACGATGGTTCAGGATTACATCATATGATTTATGAGGTTGTTGATAACGCAATCGATGAAGCTTTAGCTGATTATTGTAACTTAATTGAAATAATACTAAATGCAAACGGATCTGTAACAGTGCGTGATAATGGACGTGGGATACCTGTTGATATTCATGAAGAAGGTATATCAGCAGCCGAGGTTATTATGACTCAACTGCATGCTGGAGGCAAGTTTGATCAGAATTCTTATAAAATATCTGGTGGATTACATGGTGTTGGTGTATCTGTGGTAAATGCTCTGTCAGAATGGTTAGAACTTAAAATTTGGCGGGCTAATAAGGAGTATTTTATAAAATTCAGAGATGGTGCTACTGAAGTACCATTGTTACTGAAAGGAGATTCATCAGAGAAGAATGGTACTGAAATTACTTTTCTTCCATCTGTTACAACTTTTAGTACGATCGAATTTAATTTTGCTACTGTAGAGCATAGGCTTAGAGAACTAGCCTTTTTAAATTCCGGTGTAAGGATATTATTAAAGGATCATCGTTTTTCTGAACAACAGGAAGTAGAATTCTGCTTCACTGGTGGTGTAGAAGCTTATGTCAAGTATGTTGATAGAGCCAAAACCTCATTACATAAATGTATAGCACTCAATACCAATAACCAAGCAACAGGGATTACTTTCGAACTAGCTATGAATTGGAATGATTCATATCATGAAAATATTTTATGTTTTACCAATAATATAAGGCAGCGTGATGGTGGTACGCACCTTATTGCCTTTAAAGCCGCTCTTACTAGAGTTGTCACAACTTATATTGAGAATACTCAGCTTAACAAAAAAAATAAAGTAAATTTCACTGGTGATGATACGAGAGAAGGTCTCTCATGTATTTTATCAGTAAAAGTACCAGACCCTAAGTTTTCTTCACAAACTAAAGATAAATTAGTTAGTTCTGAAGTTCGACCTATCGTAGAAAGTGCCGTATATACTAAGATTTTGGAATGGTTTGAAGAACATCCTAGTGACGCAAAAATAATTATTAATAAAATTATTGAAGCTGCAACTGCTAGAGAAGCAGCAAAAAGAGCAAGGGAATTAACTCGTCGGAAATCGGCTCTCGAAATTTCTAACTTACCTGGAAAACTTGCTGATTGTCAAGAGAAAGACCCTGCTCTTTCAGAGTTATTTATTGTGGAAGGAGATTCTGCCGGTGGTACAGCAAAGCAGGGTAGAGATAGGAAATTTCAAGCAATTTTACCACTGCGAGGTAAAATCTTAAACGTTGAAAGAGCTAGATTTGATAAAATGTTAAACTCTGAGCAAGTAGGGACTCTAATAACAGCTCTTGGCACTGCTATTGGTAATGAAGAGTTTTCTTTGGAGAAGTTAAGATATCATAAAATAATTATTATGACTGATGCTGATGTTGATGGTTCGCACATCAGAACCTTATTACTTACTTTCTTTTACCGGCATATGCGTCAATTAATTGATAAAGGATATCTATATATAGCTCAGCCGCCTTTATATAAAATAAAAAAAGGTAATAACGAGCTTTATTTAAAAAATGAACAAGCTCTGCAAGATTATTTAATCAAATCTACTATTAGTGATGCAACAATTATGTTGTATAATGGGGCAGAGATCATTGGTAATGATCTTGAGGGGGTAATAAAGGCGGTTATTAGGTTCACTACGTTACTTGACCAAGTAAGCAAAAAATTTAATCGGCAAATTGCAGAATGTCTAGCTATAAAAGATTTATTAGGTAATCAAATATTTGATGAAAATAAAACAAATGAAATAAATCAGGCTTTAAATATTTTAAATCTTGGTGATATTACACCTGATAAGACAGATTGGCAGTTTATAGTTAACGCAAATAATATAGAATTTTTCCGTTTTGTTCGGGGGGTAAAAGAAAGTAAAATTTTATCAAAAGAACAGCTTGAGTCTTTTGAATTTATTCAGCTAGCTAAAGCATTTACCCCACTTGTAAATTTATTTATTGGACAAGCAAAGTTGTTGATCAAAAACCAAGAATTTATGATTACGTTACCTAGTATCTTGCTGAATTATATATTAGAACATGGTAAAAAAGGTATATCTATTCAACGTTTTAAAGGTCTTGGAGAGATGAATTCTGATCAGTTAGGAGAGACAACATTAGATCCACAAAAAAGAACTTTACTGCAAGTTAAAGTACATGAACAAGATAGTGCCGAGGTGATTTTTTCAACATTAATGGGAGATATTGTTGAACCTAGAAGACAATTCATTCAAGCAAATGCTTTGAATGTAGTTAATTTAGATGTTTAA